The Oryzias latipes chromosome 11, ASM223467v1 nucleotide sequence AAGAAGGTCtaaaaaacagaagtaaaaCCAGCGTCAAAGCGTCTTGACCGGGTTAACCTGGTTCTCCACGTCATAGTAACTCCAGTCCCCATGGACCTGCTGCTTCCTCCTTTGAACTGTCTGTAAATTAGTTGGTTTTTATTATAGTGTATTTTATGCCTGGAACTACAACGGTCATCTGTGTCgactaaaaacaggaacatgtttTGTTACATCTTAGCTTTTACCAAAGTGCCTTTTACTGTAATGCTGCATGTAACCAGCTGCTGTGGCAGTTATGCAAACTCACTTTAACTCTGTGACCAAGTGATGATGGAGCAGCGCTCCGCTGGAGCAAAAGTGTGATCCACATGCGCCTCAAGATGATCATGTGTTCTCGTTTTAAAACAATGTCAAGCCTTTTTCTCCTGCTGCCTTTGCTTTACCGGTCATGGCTTTATGGGGCTGTGGAGACGGTTTTCCACTGAGAAACTCAGCATTAAAGCTTCTTATAGAGTGGAAGAATGATGGTGTGTCCCAACTACTTTGTCCCtcattcacaaatacacacgttTAAGCTGCTTAAGTACTTAAGTAAGCTTAAGTATAATATCGGAATTTCACATATAAACAAGAAAACTATGTCTTTGCATGTATGACATGTCATGGGTGTTACTGTTGCACTCCTTGTGGCACAAAAGCAGGGGTGGCAAACTATTGCCCAGGGGCCACATGGACTATTTAATCTGACCCGCCAAACTAGAAGATATTAGATTGCTAATCctaattgttgttttattttccttataTTTCAGGCGTCACAGAAACTTTGTTTAGTTGTAGAAAAttattctgcattcatgtggtgttggaagatttgttgtctTTCTGATGTTCATGTGTGCTTTCTGAGTTAGACAGACATTTTTCCaatcattccaacaccacatgaaggctgcatttctttaaatttcttttacatttttttcccctgaggGACGTCAATCTATTATTTCTCCCATGAGGTGGATCACCAGAACAATCCACATAACTGCTCCTAGTCTGGCCCTACTGTTAAATTTTAGAAGCCTTTGCGGTCCAcaagtcaaaaagtttgcccGCCCCTGGGTTAAAGGCATTGTTGGATCAATCATCATCAAGGTTGATAGTGAAGATAGTGGTGGAACTCCCACAGACATTATCCTGCTGCCCCCTCACAGGTGAACATCCAGGGAAGAAACATTTTAGAGAGTGATTTCTGGACCATCAACACTGACCTCATGTACAGGAAGGTCCAAAGCAGGTGCTGCCTGCTGAGGAGTCTGTGATCCTTTTGGAGGGAAGGGGTCACTCTTGAGGACCTTCTTTGACTTTAGCCATCCTGTACGGCACCACCGGCTGGAGCAGCAGCATCTCAGAGAGGTGAAGTATGAAGCTGGACAGTCATGACGAAGGAATCAACCGGTGATGAAGCATAGGTGGCATTTCATAGGTGGTGGTAGCAGCAGACAAGTCTGTTCATGTTCTGGTGCCCCCACACCAGCACCCACAGACATCCCAATCCCGGTGGTTTCACATGGTTCTGCTGGATGGAAGGAGGCGGTCCATGATAAATGGCGCTGCCGCGCTGTTTTGCGCAGTCAGTCGCTCCTTCCTCCACGCAGACGGGGCTCTGACGGAGCAGCCCGCTCTGACAGTGACCTGTGTCCGATCTCCCACCGTTTGATCAAGTCACTCTTTTTGTGGGATGCTTGgattttagtgtgttttgtgAGCCCAAACCGCGTTTGGATATTTTGGCACACTTTTTTACGCACGCCGTTGCTGGCGTGACGCGGACAAAAActcgtttttttcttccttatttcatttttctgacGGTGCATTTCGGGTAAGATATTTTGAAAATCTGCACACTCGCcgtgaattatttttttatttttgatcagtGGATATAAtcagtttggttttatttcttCAGTGTTTCTAATTTGAGTCATGAGTGCGCCAGGACTGAGGGCTGCTGGGAAATGTGGTTGAATTTTTCTGTgccaaaacacacttttaaaaagttgttacataaataattaattcaaaaaaggatggaaaaaagtaaagtaaatttCAGTTAGAATatgttgttttgatttgtttagCTGTAATCTGAGTCCAGATTAGTGAATAACTCCTAATCCCATTTTTGATCACTgtgtgttaacccttgtgctatcctatgcactttaacattgggagtggggtcatgtagacccactagacagtgcgctgaacgttttttcttcaatgatttgtgatcttcactggtgtccatggattacatgaaatctttccacctttatccacctttgtcatggtagggagaacacatcaatggtcatcttgaccccataggatagcacaagggttaaagctgttCTCATCCATGGATTTCTGctgtcttcctcttttctttggATCAGATGACGGCAAACAAAAGAAAcgttaaatatttcaaaatcgtACATTCGAGCCTTTGGAACTGGAGTTTGGGGAGAAGGAAATGTCTTCTGTGACAGGACAGCTCATTCATAATAGATCCCACATGCTGAAACTCTGCCTTGCTTTTGTAGCTTTCCAGCTTTCTTAATGTCCTCCAGCCAGTGTTCTGATGTGCATTGGCACTAAAGCCTCCCTTGGACAGCTGCTATGGGGGCTCTAAGTGTTTACATTCCTGTGGCATTGATCATAAATGATACATAAACATacagtagattttttttcaccccTCTGAGTCACCGTGTGCCGATAGCCCGCCAAAGACAACTGTGGGGCTGCTACACTATTCTCCACTTTGTTCTGGCTCTTCAGTTTTGGAAGAAATGCAATCAAGAAGGTTAAACTCAGTGAAATGCCATGAGGTTTGCTGTTTATTAAACAGCAGATGTGCACTGATCTTTGTTCTCTGCTCTGCAGGGAGACGAAAGTGAAACCAGAAGAGCAGTTCCATTCCAGCATTTTGCAATTCTACTAAGGTCATGTTTTCCAACGCCACGGCCAACTTTGTGCGTCAGATTGACCCAAATGGAAGCCTCATTCATGTGTCTCGGCTGAATGACTCAGACAAACTAGTACCCATGGGATTGGTGGTCAAGCGTAACCGCATCTGGGCATGGCAAAGGCCCAAATATCGGCCTACAGACTTCATTCTGAGTGACTTGCTGCAGGGTGACTTGAAGCTGGAACCGGGTAAGCAGGCGTTCACACTCCGGAGGATGAAATAAGGAGCTGCCTTTACATCAAACTGAGAAGCTTCCTCACACACATCTGTTTATTGGTTCCTCAGGAGTCTCTCAGATGGATTTCCTCACATATAAGGGGACGTATATTGATAAGAAATCTGCGATGTTGGATGTGAGAGCTGGGGGGGCAAACGCTGGACTGGAAGGGCAGGGAGCATCCAAGCTTCACTCAAGTTTTGACAATCTGAAGAAAGAGGAACTGGATGTGAGAAAGTTGCTTTCAGACTCCAGCAACAGGTTctgttttgacagttttgacatCATCTTTTCATTCATGAATTTAGAAATGCCTCTGACGCTATGAATGCACAAAGACAAGCGCGTCATTGAAGTCATGCTTCTCCGGATTTGCTCCTGAATCTTGTGATCGTCACGCTGTTGGAAGTCATaactcctggttttgttttgaatcaggCTGGTGGACATGCACCATGTGCTGGTGCAACAGCTGGAGAAGCGAGCTGATGTGCTGGCAGTGGTGAAGGAGCGGATTCTCACCACCAGCCCGTGCTCCGTCACCCTGAGAAGGAAGCAGCAGTGTGGCTTTCATGGTGTTCTTAGCCTCCTGAGCTTGCTGGGAAGCTCCGTCAGGGTTTGCCTCTTTCAGTAATTcagagaaatgaaaagaaaaaaaagaaagttactcATCTAAATCTGTTCTTGTGTTTGTTCTCAGGTGTGTGTGCAGGACCTCAGCAACGTTGAGATGAACAGTGATGTTTCCTTGGAGATCCCCTCTGGAACGGTCATTGCATACAGCGTGCTAGAGCTGCAGGTCCAAAAAAACGGACACTACGGTGAGCGTGTGTTGACAAGCGGAGCAGAAGAGACGGAAACTTCGACTCACAAACGTAACTTCTCTGTTTTAGGTTGAGTGTCTTTGTTCGTGTGAGCAACCCACGCCTGGAAACACAGAATTTTGAAACTtctaatcttaaaaaaaataaatcaaaaaatcagGCTGTCCCCTGTGGTCAGGTGATGCTTAGTATGCTTTAGAGAttcatttagttgtttttcaagatttttttattttaaaaacaggggaaaaaaggggAAGTGAATTAAATGTGTGTGGGTGATCATTTTTAATGCTCTTATGTCATTAACTTCTATCTCAGACATTCATCTGGAATATTATAGTGGTTTTAGGAAACTAAACACACTATCACACATTTTTCATAGCTTTCATGATAATTAATAGTAAATCCCTGCTATATCTGCAAGGCAGCGGTGTGTTAATGCAATACagaacaataaagtttttactttgtgtATTTCTTAGTGTGAGGAGCCATAACATAGATTACAAAGATCATATGAACCCTCTTTTTTTCTACAgtccatcatccaccccagaagaacatgaacactcactcgagcacaggtgctatctcacctttgcacaaatagtttgtgtgattgaatgaaatgtttcacgttAGTCTTAATGCacaagtatgtgtgtgtgaatgttagttGTATCATGTgcatgtttacttgtttgtttgtttgtatgtgaacattattGAAGTCaaaaggtatgtttgtaacatccagcaacttgttgcattatgttgctttatgattttaCCCCTTCTATATTaatccccccccacccccccaacatccctctctcttcttcccttctcttcttttccgtccggtccaacaaaaaacagttacaaatataaataccagtaatatgaataaagtttagtctaaatagcaaaaggggtttattcaaatactcaccttgtgtgtcagaagattcataaccccatgttgtaacagtaaaatatgtccaacacaagaggctttcagctctcatctcttTGCTCAGCTGATGGACAGgacacgtttaaaaaaaaaaaaagaaataactctAAGATGCAAGCCTTTCTTATGTGgacttaatgtttttttgacttcattttggggctcttaaatacttaaaaaaagattttatactgttgcattAAAATATTAGATCAGCTGTCCACATCAAGGATCCAATGGTAAAATCAATAAAGttgattttaaattaataaagtgatattaatttaaaaaaaacagtccagcTCACCACCTGTGCTACAAACTCTatattattaggtttttactttgttttttttggtgtgtctcttgtttttctatttaacaTAAATAGAACATATGAACCACAATTTACTTTTTCCTTTACAGTATTAGATTGTTGCTCATTTCTTTGTCTAGTGCTATGTCACACACAGTTTTAAACTCAGCATTATAATTAGAATGACTTGACAAGAATGACTTCTTTGCACTTTTCagctaaaatgtatttaaagttgaccttttacatacatttgaaagttttcttttatattcATCTGTGTGCGTGTATGTTTGAAAAGACTGCAGTGTGTCTGTACTTGATTTAGTGCAAAGAGCAACACAAGAGTCCAAGAATACAGAATTTCATGCAGTAGgagttatttttgcagatttGAGGAAGGAaggacttttgtttttccttaataTCAATTTGTCTTGTTTACAATTTCAGATATTTGCTTGCAGCCTGGAAGAATTGGGGGGTTTGCAGATAATCCTGATCCAATTTCTAGATCGTTGCATCATTCCACTGACACAGTCGACAGTTTATGTAACTGGAACAACCCTAAAGAGGAAGTAGTTTGGGGTGTACGACAGAATGGTGAGTATGAATGAACTGAGTGTGGTGCACATTTAGGGGAATGTCATAGGAAGTGTGACTCTgatgaaataataaaactagaaaagcttcctgtttttgttgtaaCTCGCTTGTTTTCTTAAAGTTGGTCATTATAACGATGCAAAACAGATTAAAACAGCCGAGAAAAAGACAGcaacattttttggggggatagTGTTGCAGAAAATTGTCTGAAAAATTATACATAATGTTATTTtagtgtttagttttgtttgtgtaGTTATGTTTAGTTGGAATAAGGAGCTTCTAACAGGGTACTTGACATAATGAATATCACATAGATCCACAAAAGTCACATTCTAGGAGGATTTGGAACACAAAcctcaaagacaaaaaagaaagtagGATGACAGACACAGCTCAGTCACGGTCTCTAaatatgaccaaaaacaacctaaaaaccaaactaaacaacAGAATCCTTAAAACGCATCAGGAAGAGCGAAGAATGCAGAGTTGCATCTCAAGAACACCATACgtactgtgaagcatgggggtggaaacatcatgctttggggctgcttttctgcaaaaggGACTAGAGGACCAATCAGATTTTAAGGAGATGATGAATGGGGTCATGTATGGTCCTTCCATCCATGATAGTCAGGGTTACATTAGAAGTATTGAGGTGAACTTTTATCTTTGACAAAATATTTATATTCTGCACCAAacaattaattattttaaaaatcctggattttttttttttgtcaggaggAAAAGAGCACCTCTAGCAGGAAATAAAATGGAGTGTGTTTAAACTGTTAGGATTAAAACAACTGACTTTGAAGGAGGAAACTAAGTCACAGTGTTTCTAAACTTCATGTAAACCTGTAGTTGCAGACCTGCAGTGGGCTGACCTTGCTCCTCTGGCAGATCTTCCCCAGTCCACTCGATATCCTTTGATCAACCAGCTTCAGGAGACTCTGACGGATAGAGCTGCTCTGTCATATCTGCAGGCTGTGGTGGGTTTCTATGGAAGAGATGGTCTCAAATGTAATCAAATAAAGCACATTAGAAAAGGTCAGTACATCAAACGTCAAATCTACTCTAATTTTTGTTTCTAGTTGGAGGAATTGTGCGATGGTGACACAGTGGAGAGCATAGAAGAGAGCTCTGAGATCCAGAGGAAGTCCACCTTCTTGGACCAGCAGGATCCCGTCTTCCCTGCTGAAGACCTTCAACGTGAAACTGCAAAGCTCAAAGCTGTTTACCTGCTCGTCAGCACAATGGATGGTAAAAGGAGACTCTGCAAGCGTCAAAGCTGCAACTGTTTACCACCAACAACATGCCTGCTGTTGCAAATCTTTAATATTTAATCCTGCTGTGGTCTCTGTCTGTTTTGGGCAGAACTGCCTGATGAAGCCCTGGGCCTCCTGAGCGAAAGCCGTCCTGTTGTCCTGCTGGCCTTCGATGAACTGGTTGGTTGATCAATATCTTTGATCGCTCCAGACAAATTTAGTTTTGCCAACAACTATGAAGTTATGTTGATACCGCCCTGCACGTTCAAGCAGGcatttccaaagaaaagtctatgtaaaccaTGGCCGGATATAGGCATGGGCACGGGGGGGCAATGTCCCCCCAAATGTGATGGCCCGCAAAAATCCACAATCAAcccagaacaagttaaaaatttAAACTAATATTTATGATAGgatagctggaaaaaaaatggaccAATGGACAGACAGAttaagcagaaaagaaaagaaaaggcctctctgttactgagagctttctgtttacatgctctcctggtagccaaaaaaaacaaacaaacaaataaaagaaaaaatccaaatatccaaatgattaaaaaacagcCATAGCGGGGTACAAATCAGTGTCCTGCTTCTTCGTGTCCCAAGCCTGGGcagtgtcaggaagagcatccaACATAAAACATATAAGACATTGATATACGGATAGATAAAGTGATATGATGACAGCATAGTTTGACACCCCCTGCACCCCATAGTGGAGCTGGCTAAATCCAGGCAGGGTTTTACGCATGTTTTCAGCCACTACTTACAAAAcctgtttgattgattgatttgattggttgattagtcatctctgtttgtttttcaaatatagATAGACCAAGGCCACCCTCCTGACACGATGGTTATCCATATCTGCCATTGTAAAGAAGTAATAATCAGACCAAAGGatgtaaaggaaaaacaatgaaTCAGAGATCGTGAGAAGTTCACAACTTTAcctttttgcaccaagcctcttctaactgtgagtggcagacatgcgctagtaaacagtagaaaaaagaagaagaagcccttccCTGTTTGTGCAGTGTGAATGCATTGCAATAACTCCAGCAATCCGATTCTTTGCAGCACTGCCCCATTTATAGAGTTCTACAAAACCAACTGTAGTTTCATGCATTCACAAGTGACAACATGTGCATTCATTTAGAAAtacacattttctatttttactaATACATTATTCTACGATTTTCCAGCTGAGCAGCTTGAAGGGCAGCGGCGGGTCCATCTCCATCGACTCTATTCCTGTCCCTCTGCAGGACAACCAGGCCTTCCAGCAGGCCGAGCAGCTTTTTTACTCCATCGGTGTCGCTTTGAGGAGGGATGCTGAGCAGCTCTGGATGGAGAGTGGACGTGAGGATGAAGTTCTGCTGTTGCTCCTCAGCTTCAGCATGCATGGCCTCTCATTGCTCCTCACTGGCTGTTAGTTATTGTTTCTAATTTCttgttattttcatgttttgtgcaattcttttctgtttttttttcttattttaaggtATGGGCTTTTATTGAAGTACTGTAGTAACCCATCATTGTCATTATTGTTAAAGCTTTTATGTAATATTTATTGTATAAACATATTTGTTAATAATCTGTCAGGTTTTTTTGGCTAGTCATGTTAGAAGCTCttattcaatttaaaacaaaccaaaaaataagaaaaaactgcTCTGCTAAATCAACCTCTTTACCTGAAAgtataaattgttttaaaattttgttcaataaatgttttgtattaatcccttttaaagtttttttgtaaaatgtattttatcaagtactttataatttataaaatgttgtatttctttatttttaaaagtgattaattcttttacattttgtatgagtgctctttaaaaaagcactttttatctttattatttttacagtaaAGTTTAACATATAATTATTTatatcattcttttttttcttgaaatttttattttctttaaatttcttaATTGAAAAGATCATAAAGGTTTgtgctactgtttttttttttcatttgttttattgaatttaTGCAATCATGCACAAGAGTTATTGGTATGTTGACAATGAAGACAACAAAATGTGATAATTTTATACCTTCATATAAAATTATATCACCATTTCtatcaatgttttcttttggaagCAGTTTAGAAAGGAAGAGCTTCCAAGTTTTATATAAAAGGTTACAAACCTGATTCTCTTTGCTGCTCTTTGCACTTCAGAACTTTGTATCTTCATTAAACTtgatgagatgtttttttttattgtattcagactgaaattcATACCTGAAAAATATTTATAGCATTTTAGAGATTCAAAATTGTTTGCATGTAGTTAAATATTGCTTCAagctattttgtttttcatctccTATTATAATATATTCTCCTAATAAAAAATTATCTTTAGCAAATTTAACCCTTATTATTTTGTTAAGTTCGCACAGCCAAATATATTTGATTAAAGTTAGATGACATCTGCATTCTTGTTTGTTCAttaactttttcaataaaaatcgTTCAACAATataaaggaggagaaaaagtcCAACATTTGTCTGATTATTTTGCAGTTTCTTCCTTAGAATGAAGACAAACCAATCATCCTCAGTCAAGACATGAAGATCATGCATGTCATGCTTTGAAAGGTAACAATATGAACAGGAAGACAAAGTCTGCTATCAAGAGCTAAAGCTACAGAGAAATCGTTGCCTGTAAAAATGTTGGAGTTTGACATCTTTTCTGAAGAGATCCTTGAATTATAATCTCCAAACTCACCTGTCCTTAATACTTCTGTCCTTGTTAATTCTCAATAATAATCTTAAAGATCGAATATACATTCCCAAATAATTCAAAAGAGACCACTGCTTTGACTTCACAGCTTGAGATTCCAATTCATGAGGGATATGTGACTGACTTTACattctaatttatatttttacattggCAGAATTTATGACTATATTCAAACACAGTCTTCAGTGTAGGTTTTCTTTTCCACGCAAATAAATTGTTAAGAATGAAATCCCATTGTTTTCACATTCTATATAAAATCATAGTACTGaatttttggaaatgttttgaaggtaaatataaattaaaacatAAGACGTGTTAGGAAAAACTTTGAACAGTTTGTgggaaaaacatatttttttatctgtaattCTCTGTATTTtccatgcttttctttttttaattcaaaatattaacatttctataaatattttatgaatttggatttttctgatttatttttacacatttctgtAAATTGATTTATGGAAGtgagttcatttttttttaaggcagtATGCTGCTTTAGGTTAGTCCCAGCCTGTTTGGAGTTCTTTGCTTCTGTAGTTCTTGAAAATATTGGATCGAATATCAGGTTTTGTTGATGTTTATATTGATTTCATTGTGccttgtattttgaaaaaacaagcgCCACTTGAGGTCGCTGTGGCGTTTAAATTTGAACAGCACTTGTCGCGGGACTCTGACGTAAGCAGgctacaaatctttttttttaattgaaaaaacacTTGAGGTTAACAGTTTGTAACAATTGTGTACAATTATGCAAAGTATAGAAACATCGAAACAAGTACTGGACATGTACAAACAACAATtgcaagttaaaataaagtaaaattttaccaattatacagaaaaaaattaaatacaagacattaaaataaaaaaataactaaaaaggaataaataaaaaaataaaataaaaaagggggttTACATAGACATTTGAATGATTCTTAGCTTGGGGGTTATCAAGAAGCTACAATTTACATATGATACTTTGAAGTTTCATAGCAAGTTTGTTTGCCATGAagtttacaaatgaaaaaaagagcagagttcttttggaaatgtagaaaaaaatggtttgattttaAGGAAACGACATTTATGCATATagaatttacccaaaataatTTCAACATTCAGAATAAGTGCTATGttcttgttttctaaaataaacccaaaaataatgtccttaataaaaaaagtctgctAAATGTGGAATCTTGGGGAAAAGACAATATTGTAAATTATTCCaaaagacatcagaataaaaacattcaaagaaaagatgctcaGTTGTTTCAATCTCCAcatgacaaaaagaacaacaattttCAGGAATTCCTAACTGTTTTCTTAATAATTCCTTGGAAGGGTAGATAtctgaaaaggttttaaagtggAGTTCCTTGGCTTTCGGAGGGATGGggagttttaaatatttaattcgtatttgtttcttttctgaaatattAACATATTGAGTTATATAATTTGGATTTGAGATGTAGGGAAAggacatttcatttaaatattctctgatttgATGGTTTGGGAGTTTGGCAGTTGCTATGTTGTGTCCATTAATCAGAAGCTTGGGGACAGTAGGATGTTTGTAGATGTCATCATGAAACAGATCAGAAACtgattttacaacattttgagGAATGGccttaatattttttcaaaatcttttctaTTTGTTAGTGAAGCAGCCTACAAATGCTAACCAGGAAGAATGCAGCTATTCCACAGATGCTACCCAGCCAAATCCTCACTACACACAGACATTGATAGAAACTGCTCCTTTTGTAAATTAGACACTGAAACAATCATACATCTATTTTGGAAATGCCCCCAAACAGCAACTTTTTGGAAAGACTTCACCTCTTTTGTTCAAtgtaaaatttagaaaaaatttgATTTGGTATACAAAGATatattatttggtttttattatGGTAAAAATTCATTAATGAGGGAATACTACTTAATTAaccttttaataataatagCCAAATTTCATATccataaatgcaaattttctggaaaaaaaaacccatattGAAACTTTTTATGATTGAGTTAAACCAATATACCAGAACAATAAaatcttattcttttttttttttttttttttttttttttaacttgtcctgtccaacagctaggcaaacagatgagagctgagggcctcttgtgttggacatattttattttaacaagaggggttattcatcttcagacaaaccaaaggtatgtctgaataaaccccttttgtaattgaggccaaactttattaatttcaatcatgtttgaaaatctttggtgttggaccggacggaaaaggaaagaggggaagaagagagagggacgttagagagaggggggggtaggagggtgataataggaggggaaggggggtaagaccatgaagcagcatagagcagacaggtttactggttgtttatcgttacgatacggttcaaatgtagtacaaaaagggcggggcctgttcacacacactcaaatattatcaacacacctgctagccgcaaaaatgtccacatgtcaacatgcacacaaaacagatagtgttcacgaacgcatacctatgcctttaaaccaactagtgtgaaatctttcattcattcaatcatgcaaactattagtgcaaaggtgagctaacacctgtgctcaggtgagtgtttatgttcttctaaaatggatggtggaatgtgaaaagaaggaggaggagcgcccagccacccccacacccatacccccgccgcagcagcagcggcagccggaattcccccaacgccacacgggaacaggcagggaacaaacgccccccgggcgaccaagaccgccacccaggccagggccagcaggaccgccgcgaggcccccagagccagagagcaggcaggcgcagagggaaagagagcgccgccccagcccagccaggaaagcagccccccgccgcgccagaagagcccaacgcagggccccaccggagagggacgcccacagccccaggcgagcaccccaccaccacccaggagttccgggcatccccccgccccgaccccaggtacgagccaggaccccccaagggagacccgctccgcactccaggcagccacccacccggcccacggttggtccaggtaggagcaaggcaggggcccgccgcccccgcccaggaggggggaaccccggggaaaaaagggcggcccacaagggatgttataaatatggcccgaccaggctcggccatgttggaagtttggcggggcccaggggcaaggaccaggaccaaccccccagggacacgaacacccccggctcaggtgtaatatgaacccccccaccgcgcggagagagcaccgccgggcccagggagccggcacccaagggacacggccgccatcgccaaggggcccgc carries:
- the LOC101174276 gene encoding gasdermin-E-like isoform X1; amino-acid sequence: MFSNATANFVRQIDPNGSLIHVSRLNDSDKLVPMGLVVKRNRIWAWQRPKYRPTDFILSDLLQGDLKLEPGVSQMDFLTYKGTYIDKKSAMLDVRAGGANAGLEGQGASKLHSSFDNLKKEELDVRKLLSDSSNRLVDMHHVLVQQLEKRADVLAVVKERILTTSPCSVTLRRKQQCGFHGVLSLLSLLGSSVRVCVQDLSNVEMNSDVSLEIPSGTVIAYSVLELQVQKNGHYVHHPPQKNMNTHSSTDICLQPGRIGGFADNPDPISRSLHHSTDTVDSLCNWNNPKEEVVWGVRQNVADLQWADLAPLADLPQSTRYPLINQLQETLTDRAALSYLQAVLEELCDGDTVESIEESSEIQRKSTFLDQQDPVFPAEDLQRETAKLKAVYLLVSTMDELPDEALGLLSESRPVVLLAFDELLSSLKGSGGSISIDSIPVPLQDNQAFQQAEQLFYSIGVALRRDAEQLWMESGREDEVLLLLLSFSMHGLSLLLTGC
- the LOC101174276 gene encoding gasdermin-E-like isoform X2, which encodes MFSNATANFVRQIDPNGSLIHVSRLNDSDKLVPMGLVVKRNRIWAWQRPKYRPTDFILSDLLQGDLKLEPGVSQMDFLTYKGTYIDKKSAMLDVRAGGANAGLEGQGASKLHSSFDNLKKEELDVRKLLSDSSNRLVDMHHVLVQQLEKRADVLAVVKERILTTSPCSVTLRRKQQCGFHGVLSLLSLLGSSVRVCVQDLSNVEMNSDVSLEIPSGTVIAYSVLELQVQKNGHYDICLQPGRIGGFADNPDPISRSLHHSTDTVDSLCNWNNPKEEVVWGVRQNVADLQWADLAPLADLPQSTRYPLINQLQETLTDRAALSYLQAVLEELCDGDTVESIEESSEIQRKSTFLDQQDPVFPAEDLQRETAKLKAVYLLVSTMDELPDEALGLLSESRPVVLLAFDELLSSLKGSGGSISIDSIPVPLQDNQAFQQAEQLFYSIGVALRRDAEQLWMESGREDEVLLLLLSFSMHGLSLLLTGC